Proteins encoded within one genomic window of Camelina sativa cultivar DH55 chromosome 19, Cs, whole genome shotgun sequence:
- the LOC104764085 gene encoding AT-hook motif nuclear-localized protein 14-like yields the protein MEPNESHHHHHQQQQQQQHHQHHHLHQQQLQQQQQRLSSPYFLHQHHPLQLHHHPTTVATTASTVPSSNNGLFPPQPQPNDGSSSIAVYPHSVPSSAVTAPMEPLKRKRGRPRKYVTPEQALAAKKMASSASSSSAKERRERAALAGGTASSNSGSSKKPLLGGSVGKTGQSFTPHIVNIAPGEDVAQKIMLFANQSKHELCVLSASGTISNVSLRQPATSYEGQYEILSLSGSYIRTEQGGKTGGLSASLSGSDGQIVGGAIGNHFTAAGPVQVILGTFQLDRKKDAVGSGGKGDASNSGSRLTSPASTGPMLDMVFRPGMEPTGRNPMRGHDEHHHHHHQTGLGGSHHLMMQAPQGMHMTHIRSSEWGRGGHSGHDGRGGGGYDFSGRLGHESSENGEYEQQIPD from the exons ATGGAACCTAACGAAAGccaccatcatcaccaccaacaacaacagcagcagcagcaccaTCAACATCACCATCTCCATCAACAGCAActgcagcagcaacaacaacgacTCAGTTCTCCTTACTTCCTCCACCAGCACCACCCACTACAGCTCCACCACCATCCAACCACCGTAGCAACCACTGCTTCTACCGTTCCATCTTCCAACAATGGGCTTTTCCCGCCGCAGCCACAGCCTAATGATGGTTCTTCCTCAATTGCGGTTTACCCTCATTCAGTTCCGTCCTCCGCTGTGACGGCGCCGATGGAGCCGTTAAAGAGGAAGAGAGGTCGACCGAGGAAGTATGTGACCCCTGAACAAGCCCTAGCGGCTAAGAAAATGGCGTCTTCTGCGAGCAGTTCCTCTGctaaagagaggagagagcgaGCTGCTCTTGCCGGAGGTACGGCATCGTCCAATTCCGGCTCATCCAAGAAACCTCTGCTTGGTGGTTCTGTCG GGAAAACTGGGCAAAGCTTTACTCCGCATATTGTTAATATAGCTCCTGGTGAG GATGTGGCCCAAAAGATTATGCTTTTCGCAAACCAAAGCAAGCATGAACTATGCGTTCTTTCTGCATCAGGCACCATCTCTAATGTATCCTTACGCCAACCGGCTACATCATATGAG GGTCAGTATGAGATTCTCTCACTATCCGGATCATATATCCGGACCGAACAAGGTGGTAAAACCGGTGGCCTTAGCGCTTCTTTATCTGGTTCAGATGGTCAGATCGTCGGTGGAGCGATTGGGAACCACTTCACAGCTGCTGGCCCGGTTCAG GTGATTCTTGGTACGTTTCAGCTTGATAGAAAGAAGGATGCTGTCGGGAGTGGTGGGAAAGGGGATGCTTCAAACAGCGGAAGTCGGTTAACTTCTCCCGCTAGCACTGGACCGATGCTTGACATGGTTTTTCGTCCTGGTATGGAACCTACGGGAAGAAATCCAATGCGGGGACACGatgagcatcatcatcatcatcatcaaactggTTTAGGTGGATCTCATCATCTCATGATGCAGGCGCCGCAGGGAATGCACATGACACACATCCGGTCGTCTGAATGGGGCAGAGGAGGCCACAGCGGTCATGATGGTAGAGGCGGTGGCGGGTATGACTTCTCAG GACGGTTAGGACATGAGTCATCGGAGAATGGAGAGTATGAGCAGCAAATACCTGATTAG
- the LOC104764087 gene encoding tryptophan--tRNA ligase, cytoplasmic produces MEVDKKDERESDSSEQVVNPWEVSAKDGGKIDYDKLIDKFGCQRLDESLIDRVQRLTSRQPHVFLRRGVFFAHRDFNEILDAYEKGDKFYLYTGRGPSSEALHLGHLIPFMFTKYLQEAFKVPLVIQLTDDEKCMWKNLSVEESQRLARENAKDIIACGFDVTKTFIFSDFDYVGGAFYKNMVKVSKCVTLNKAMGIFGFSGEDHIGKLSFPPVQAVPSFPSSFPHLFPGKDNLRCLIPCAIDQDPYFRMTRDVAPRLGYSKPALIESSFFPALQGENGKMSASDPNSAIYVTDTAKDIKNKINRYAFSGGQDSVEKHRELGANLEVDIPVKYLSFFLEDDSELEHIKKEYGEGRMLTGEVKKRLTEVLTEMVERHRRSRAAVTDEMVDAFMAVRPLPSMFE; encoded by the exons ATGGAGGTGGACAAGAAGGATGAGAGAGAGTCTGATTCTTCGGAGCAAGTGGTGAATCCATGGGAAGTATCAGCAAAAGACGGTGGAAAGATCGATTACGACAAGCTTATTGACAAATTTGGTTGCCAGAGGCTTGACGAGTCACTGATTGATCGTGTTCAGAGACTTACTTCTCGTCAACCACACGTGTTCCTCCGCCGTGGTGTCTTCTTCGCCCACCG GGATTTCAATGAGATTTTGGATGCCTATGAGAAAGGAGACAAGTTTTATCTCTACACTGGAAGAGGACCGTCATCAGAAGCTTTGCATTTAGGGCATTTGATTCCTTTCATGTTTACCAA ATACTTGCAAGAAGCTTTCAAGGTTCCCCTTGTTATACAGCTCACGGATGATGAAAAATGTATGTGGAAGAACTTATCGGTGGAGGAAAGTCAAAGACTTGCCAGAGAAAATGCGAAAGATATCATTGCTTGTGGATTCGATGTAACAAAGACCTTCATTTTCTCTGACTTCGACTATGTTGGCGG TGCTTTCTATAAAAATATGGTGAAGGTTTCCAAATGCGTTACACTTAATAAG GCTATGGGAATCTTTGGCTTTTCCGGTGAAGATCATATCGGGAAACTGAGTTTCCCTCCTGTACAA GCAGTTCCTTCTTTTCCTAGTTCATTCCCACATTTGTTCCCTGGAAAGGACAATCTCCGCTGCTTGATTCCTTGTGCTATTGACCAG gATCCTTACTTTAGAATGACTCGTGATGTTGCACCCCGGTTAGGCTATAGCAAGCCCGCGCTGATTGAGTCGTCATTTTTTCCTGCTCTGCAG GGAGAGAATGGAAAAATGTCTGCTAGTGATCCAAATTCTGCTATCTATGTGACTGATACCGCGAAAGACATTAAAAACAAG ATAAACAGATATGCGTTTAGTGGTGGGCAAGACTCCGTCGAGAAGCACAGAGAACTTGGAGCAAATCTTGAG GTAGACATACCCGTCAAGTATCTGAGTTTCTTCCTCGAAGATGATTCCGAACTAGAACACATAAAAAAG GAGTATGGAGAAGGAAGAATGCTAACCGGTGAGGTAAAAAAGAGACTTACTGAAGTGTTGACAGAAATGGTGGAGAGACACCGCAGGTCTCGAGCTGCTGTTACCGATGAG aTGGTGGATGCGTTCATGGCCGTGAGACCTCTCCCAAGCATGTTCGAATAG
- the LOC104764089 gene encoding uncharacterized protein LOC104764089 translates to MANRDLMLGQNRNIGGIGQGQSLVLGHNNHSLGLGQNHDVELGRHNMDLGHGHHDHEIDLGHPHDDHELGLGNGEDQDGEDHHHHQHHHDYMNENEISVDQKPGHDDVDPDLVLSTQNHDFSLSDNNNQLVVGENHELDDNLELAVDSSHELEIDHHGDMVMVSTPVQARALTADMTYQLTVGQEFPDVKSCRRALRDMAIALHFEMQTIKSDKTRFTAKCSSEGCPWRVHAAKLPGVPTFTIRTIHESHSCGGINHLGHQQASVQWVATSVEQRLRENPNCKPKEILEEIHRVHGITLSYKQAWRGKERIMATMRGSFEEGYRLLPQYCEQVKRTNPGSIASVYGSPADNCFQRLFISFQASIYGFLNACRPLLGLDRTYLKSKYLGTLLLATGFDGDGALFPLAFGIVDEENDENWMWFLCELHNLLETNTENMPRLTILSDRQKGIVEGVEQNFPTAFHGFCMRHLSESFRKEFNNTMLVNYLWEAAQALTVIEFEAKILEIEEVSQDAAYWIRRIPPRLWATAYFEGQRFGHLTANIVESLNSWIAEASGLPIIQMMECIRRQLMTWFNERRETSMQWTSILVPTAERRVAEALELARTYQVLRANEAEFEVISHEGNNIVDIRNRCCLCRGWQLYGLPCAHAVAALLSCRQNVHRFTESCFTVATYRKTYSQTIHPIPDKSLWRELSDGDLSVNKAALEVIINPPKSLRPPGRPRKRRVRAEDRGRVKRVVHCSRCNQTGHFRTTCAAPI, encoded by the coding sequence ATGGCGAATCGTGATTTAATGCTTGGACAGAATCGTAATATCGGTGGTATTGGTCAGGGTCAATCTCTGGTGCTTGGTCACAACAACCACAGTCTAGGGCTTGGTCAAAACCATGATGTGGAGTTAGGTCGTCACAATATGGATTTAGGACATGGTCATCATGATCATGAAATTGATTTAGGACACCCTCATGATGATCATGAGCTAGGCTTAGGAAATGGCGAAGATCAGGATGGagaggatcatcatcatcatcaacatcatcacgACTATATGAACGAGAATGAAATCTCTGTGGATCAAAAGCCTGGACACGACGATGTTGATCCCGACCTGGTTCTTTCCACGCAAAACCATGACTTTTCGTTGTCTGATAATAATAATCAGTTGGTGGTTGGGGAAAACCATGAACTAGATGACAACCTTGAATTAGCCGTTGATTCAAGTCATGAACTTGAAATTGATCATCATGGTGATATGGTTATGGTTAGCACTCCGGTTCAAGCCCGAGCTCTTACTGCTGACATGACTTACCAACTTACTGTTGGGCAAGAGTTTCCAGATGTGAAAAGCTGCCGTAGAGCGTTGAGAGATATGGCGATTGCTCTTCATTTCGAAATGCAGACAATAAAATCTGACAAAACTCGTTTCACAGCTAAGTGTTCGAGTGAAGGATGTCCATGGAGAGTTCACGCTGCAAAGCTCCCTGGGGTTCCAACTTTCACTATCAGGACGATACATGAAAGCCATAGCTGTGGAGGTATAAATCATTTGGGACACCAACAAGCTTCAGTTCAGTGGGTTGCTACCTCGGTTGAGCAACGGCTTCGTGAGAATCCGAATTGTAAACCTAAAGAGATTCTTGAAGAGATACATCGTGTTCACGGGATCACCTTATCGTACAAACAAGCTTGGCGTGGTAAAGAAAGAATCATGGCGACCATGCGTGGTTCTTTTGAAGAAGGGTATCGTTTACTTCCTCAATACTGTGAGCAGGTTAAAAGGACGAATCCGGGAAGCATTGCTTCGGTTTATGGAAGTCCAGCTGATAATTGCTTCCAACGTCTCTTCATATCGTTTCAAGCTTCAATTTATGGGTTTCTAAACGCTTGTCGACCACTTCTTGGATTGGACAGGACATATTTGAAGAGCAAGTATTTAGGTACGTTGCTTCTCGCTACTGGATTTGATGGAGATGGTGCTTTGTTTCCGTTGGCGTTTGGGATTGTAGATGAAGAGAATGATGAGAACTGGATGTGGTTTTTGTGTGAGCTTCATAACCTTCTTGAAACCAATACTGAGAATATGCCTAGACTCACGATTTTGTCTGATAGACAAAAGGGAATAGTAGAAGGCGTGGAACAGAATTTTCCAACTGCGTTTCACGGTTTTTGTATGCGGCATTTGAGTGAAAGCTTCCGGAAGGAGTTTAACAACACAATGTTAGTCAATTATCTGTGGGAAGCTGCTCAAGCTCTAACGGTGATCGAGTTTGAAGCCAAAATACTCGAAATTGAAGAGGTTTCTCAAGATGCAGCTTACTGGATCCGTCGTATCCCTCCTCGGTTATGGGCTACAGCGTATTTTGAAGGACAAAGGTTTGGACATTTAACTGCAAATATAGTTGAATCCCTGAACTCATGGATCGCTGAAGCATCTGGACTTCCAATCATTCAGATGATGGAATGCATCAGGAGACAACTTATGACTTGGTTTAACGAACGGCGTGAAACCAGTATGCAATGGACTTCAATACTCGTACCAACAGCTGAGCGGCGTGTCGCCGAGGCTCTTGAGCTTGCAAGAACTTATCAGGTGCTTCGAGCCAATGAAGCTGAGTTTGAAGTTATATCTCATGAAGGAAACAACATTGTGGATATTAGGAACCGGTGTTGTCTATGTCGGGGTTGGCAGTTATACGGTTTACCTTGTGCACATGCCGTAGCAGCTCTTCTTTCTTGTAGACAGAATGTTCATCGGTTCACTGAGAGCTGTTTCACTGTGGCTACTTATAGGAAGACTTATTCTCAGACGATTCATCCTATTCCAGATAAAAGTCTTTGGAGAGAGCTTTCTGATGGAGATCTAAGCGTGAATAAAGCTGCTCTTGAGGTTATTATAAACCCTCCAAAGTCTCTGAGACCGCCTGGTAGGCCGAGGAAAAGACGGGTTCGAGCTGAAGATAGAGGACGAGTGAAGCGGGTTGTCCATTGTAGCCGGTGTAACCAGACCGGACATTTCAGAACCACTTGTGCTGCACCCATTTGA
- the LOC104764088 gene encoding protein ACCELERATED CELL DEATH 6-like, producing MDWRLLEAAAKGDTNLLDLTTFHQSDFEKVTPQNNNVLHVAAKHQRLDFTAALLDLCPSLLLKENNNGDTPLHVAASIGSFEISKLLVSSANQVTSDVEHQGITNTQKQLLRITNKQNDTALNVALKNGHVDVAKLFVEKDTGLLHMTNSESPLYLAIERGSFDIADHILESFPLASGKGPKGMNALHAALNSANVSTGVMRKLIETRPEMIREVDFIGWTPLHYSVWLGKTAITRLLLQQDSSAAYISDKEGQCPLHLAASTGQIEAYRELVRSCPYVWELLDCKGRTSLHSAVISGQRGIIHCILEMPEISLHLLNESDVDGNTPLHLSVIYKCYSILLLFLRKKRVDKHVMNHNHFTAAELFYSQKQEIGFKVAMAYYALQRYYKQPTQRQNIETEKKQEKTDIEESNTRNDGAMYEVHLLVAVLVATVAFAAAFQLPGGYKPDGTPALMEKAAFKCFLVFDTIAFCFSVATVYFLFYASRDGFRARSAFLYMSALLMVVSLIAMTSAFVSGMYLISSKSRELAVLPFLMAGLFILHGFIYWFLDPRGSYVLGLGRPRQFFRKLIFGNSLFHILVQD from the exons ATGGACTGGAGATTGCTTGAAGCTGCGGCTAAAGGGGACACTAATCTCCTTGATCTTACCACATTTCACCAATCAGATTTCGAGAAGGTAACGCCACAAAACAACAACGTTCTTCATGTTGCAGCTAAGCACCAGAGGCTGGATTTCACCGCTGCCTTACTTGATCTTTGCCCATCACTCCTCCTCAAAGAGAACAACAATGGAGACACACCTCTACACGTGGCAGCTAGTATCGGTTCCTTCGAAATTTCGAAACTTCTTGTCAGTTCAGCCAATCAAGTAACTTCAGATGTCGAACACCAGGGAATAACCAACACACAGAAGCAGCTACTGAGGATAACTAACAAGCAAAACGATACAGCATTAAATGTTGCATTAAAGAATGGACACGTTGATGTAGCTAAGCTCTTTGTTGAAAAAGACACAGGGTTGTTACATATGACTAATAGCGAATCTCCTCTGTACTTGGCTATTGAAAGAGGGAGTTTCGACATTGCTGATCATATTTTGGAAAGCTTTCCTTTGGCCTCCGGTAAAGGGCCTAAAGGTATGAATGCTTTGCATGCCGCTTTGAATTCCGCCAATGTCAGCACTG GTGTCATGAGAAAACTGATTGAGACAAGACCAGAAATGATCAGAGAAGTTGATTTTATTGGATGGACACCTCTGCATTATTCGGTATGGCTAGGCAAAACTGCGATAACTCGGCTCTTGCTTCAACAAGATAGTTCGGCTGCTTATATATCTGATAAGGAAGGACAATGTCCGCTTCATCTAGCGGCGTCTACTGGTCAAATTGAGGCTTATAGAGAGCTTGTTCGTAGCTGTCCTTATGTTTGGGAGCTACTTGATTGCAAAGGCAGAACATCTCTTCACTCTGCAGTCATATCAGGACAAAGAGGAATCATTCACTGTATTCTAGAGATGCCGGAGATTTCTCTTCATCTGTTGAACGAAAGCGATGTAGATGGAAACACACCTCTCCATCTATCGGTTATTTACAAATGTTACTCCATATTGCTACTTTTTCTGCGAAAGAAGCGAGTCGATAAGCATGTTATGAACCATAATCACTTCACCGCTGCAGAACTCTTCTACTCTCAGAAGCAAGAG ATTGGTTTCAAGGTGGCGATGGCATACTATGCACTGCAAAGATACTACAAACAACCTACTCAGCGACAGAACATAGAGACAGAGAAGAAGCAGGAAAAGACAGATATTGAAGAGAGCAATACGAGAAATGATGGTGCAATGTACGAGGTTCATTTGCTAGTCGCGGTTCTTGTTGCAACCGTAGCGTTTGCTGCGGCATTCCAGTTACCTGGTGGTTACAAACCAGACGGTACACCTGCATTGATGGAAAAAGCAGCTTTCAAATGTTTCTTGGTGTTTGACACAATCGCCTTCTGCTTCTCTGTAGCCACAGTCTATTTCTTGTTCTATGCGTCGCGAGATGGGTTTCGCGCCCGCTCTGCTTTCCTCTACATGTCTGCCCTGCTAATGGTTGTGTCACTGATTGCAATGACGTCTGCATTTGTCTCAGGGATGTATCTAATTTCGTCCAAGTCGAGAGAATTAGCCGTCTTACCTTTCTTGATGGCTGGACTCTTCATCTTGCACGGTTTCATCTACTGGTTCCTTGATCCACGCGGCAGCTACGTCCTTGGCCTCGGACGACCTCGCCAGTTTTTCAGGAAATTAATCTTTGGGAACTCATTGTTCCATATTCTGGTACAAGActga
- the LOC104764090 gene encoding flowering locus K homology domain codes for MSEAEDQQNFVAHNGDQVPDQGIDEVHNGIPFQVHDETLDHQQYQVQDPILDPPPYVVQEQTLEPQQYEVQDQLEYQGYHVQDQAHEEVQEQPLDDLQYQPQDQPLDDLQYQPQDQRQDDLQYQPQDQEQYHLQDEAHDQAQYQVEGEAQDHDGNEVQDKVEDEEGIPEHLQPLQQSEPDEGATVGGEEKRWPGWPGETVFRMLVPAQKVGSIIGRKGDVIKKIVEETRARIKILDGPPGTTERAVMVSGKEEPESSLPPSMDGLLRVHMRIVDGLDGEASQAPPASKVSTRLLVPASQAGSLIGKQGATVKAIQEASGCIVRVLGSEDLPVFALQDDRVVEVAGEPTSVHKALELIASHLRKFLVDRSIIPFFENQMQKPTRQMDHMPPPHQSWGPSQGHPPSGGGGGYGHNPPPYMQPPPRHDSYYPPPEMRPPPMEKQPHQGISAYGREPSMNVHVSSAPPMVAQQVTQQMQIPLSYADAVIGTSGSNISYTRRLSGATVTIQETRGVPGEMTVEVSGTGSQVQTAMQLIQNFMTEAGAPAPAQPQTVAPEQQGYNPYATHGSVYAAAPTNPPGGYATDYSSGGYGY; via the exons ATGTCTGAAGCTGAAGATCAGCAAAATTTTGTTGCACACAATGGAGATCAGGTACCAGATCAAGGTATAGACGAGGTGCATAATGGGATACCGTTCCAAGTTCATGATGAGACACTTGATCACCAACAATACCAGGTTCAAGATCCGATTCTTGATCCTCCACCGTACGTGGTACAAGAACAGACTCTTGAACCCCAGCAGTACGAGGTTCAAGATCAGTTAGAGTATCAAGGATACCATGTGCAGGACCAGGCTCATGAAGAAGTCCAAGAGCAACCGCTAGATGACCTACAATACCAGCCACAAGATCAGCCGCTAGATGACCTACAATACCAGCCACAAGATCAGCGGCAGGATGACCTACAATACCAGCCACAAGATCAGGAGCAGTATCACTTGCAAGACGAGGCTCATGATCAGGCCCAGTATCAGGTGGAAGGTGAGGCACAAGATCATGATGGTAATGAAGTTCAAGATAaagtagaagatgaagaaggaattCCTGAGCATCTGCAGCCTCTACAGCAATCAGAGCCTGATGAAGGTGCAACAGTTGGAGGTGAGGAGAAGAGGTGGCCGGGATGGCCCGGAGAGACGGTGTTCCGCATGCTGGTTCCTGCACAGAAAGTGGGTAGCATCATTGGTCGCAAAGGTGATGTCATTAAGAAAATAGTTGAAGAGACAAGGGCTCGAATAAAGATTCTTGATGGTCCTCCAGGCACAACCGAAAGAGCT GTTATGGTTTCTGGTAAAGAAGAGCCCGAATCATCTCTACCACCTTCGATGGATGGCCTTCTTAGAGTCCACATGCGGATAGTTGATGGTTTGGATGGTGAAGCTTCTCAAGCCCCTCCGGCTTCAAAGGTGTCAACAAGATTACTAGTCCCAGCATCTCAGGCTGGAAGTTTGATTGGAAAACAGGGAGCAACAGTTAAAGCTATTCAAGAAGCATCCGGTTGTATAGTCCGAGTTCTTGGATCAG AGGATTTGCCTGTTTTTGCTCTTCAAGACGATAGGGTTGTTGAAGTTGCTGGGGAACCAACAAGTGTTCATAAAGCCTTGGAACTGATTGCATCACATCTCAGAAAGTTCTTGGTTGATCGTAGCATCATCCCATTCTTTGAAAATCAG ATGCAAAAGCCAACTCGCCAAATGGATCATATGCCACCACCACACCAGTCATGGGGTCCTTCTCAAGGTCACCCCCctagtggtggcggaggaggctATGGTCACAACCCACCTCCGTATATGCAACCACCTCCTAGACATGATAGTTACTATCCTCCTCCTGAGATGCGTCCCCCTCCAATGGAGAAACAGCCGCACCAAGGTATATCTGCATATGGGAGAGAGCCTTCAATGAATGTGCACGTATCATCGGCCCCACCTATGGTCGCTCAG caagTTACACAGCAAATGCAGATTCCACTGTCTTACGCAGATGCTGTAATTGGGACATCAGGTTCAAACATAAGCTACACTAGGCGTCTTAGTGGAGCAACAGTAACCATTCAGGAAACCAGGGGAGTACCTGGTGAAATGACCGTTGAGGTTAGCGGAACTGGCTCACAAGTCCAAACTGCTATGCAGCTTATTCAG AACTTCATGACTGAAGCTGGAGCGCCGGCACCAGCACAGCCTCAAACCGTAGCACCAGAGCAGCAAGGCTATAACCCGTACGCAACACATGGCTCAGTCTACGCAGCGGCTCCAACAAACCCGCCTGGAGGATACGCCACGGATTACAGCTCAGGAGGCTACGGTTACTGA
- the LOC104764091 gene encoding uncharacterized protein At2g34160-like gives MAMEVATPAPAPIPSERNIVLAPVTTVESHKKNRIQVSNTKKPLFFYVNLAKRYIQQYNEVELSALRMAITTVVTISEILKNNGMATEKKVLTSTVGMKDETKGRMVQKAKIEIVLGKSDKFDSLVPPVTNGKTPEEAANAETQADEKAQEVAAATEV, from the exons ATGGCGATGGAAGTAGCAACACCGGCTCCGGCACCTATCCCATCGGAGAGGAACATCGTTCTCGCTCCGGTCACAACTGTTGAATCCCACAAGAAGAACAGGATCCAGGTCTCCAACACCAAGAAGCCTCTCTTCTTTTACGTTAACCTCGCCAAG AGGTACATTCAGCAATACAACGAGGTTGAGCTTTCTGCACTTCGAATGG CAATCACCACTGTGGTGACAATCTCTGAGATCTTGAAGAACAATGGCATGGCTACAGAGAAAA AGGTGCTAACATCCACTGTGGGAATGAAAGATGAGACCAAAGGAAGGATGGTTCAGAAGGCAAAG ATTGAGATAGTGTTGGGCAAATCAGACAAGTTTGACTCATTGGTGCCACCAGTGACCAACGGCAAGACCCCGGAGGAGGCAGCTAATGCAGAGACGCAGGCGGATGAGAAAGCGCAAGAAGTTGCCGCCGCTACTGAGGTCTAA